The Accipiter gentilis chromosome 14, bAccGen1.1, whole genome shotgun sequence genome contains a region encoding:
- the CASS4 gene encoding cas scaffolding protein family member 4 isoform X3 has translation MTTMDKDIRINRTAKNTLAKALYDNKAECSDELAFRKGDILTVLDQNVIGSEGWWKCSLHGRQGLAPANRLQLLAASQAVLLPPSTRSNSAESPAGQQNIYQVPSVPKPTVSSSTYEKMEGWVKSPAKVSTLPAQGIYRVPALAAQLLSERTQSSTNQRSATPPTTRKGSVLVRSTECFQEEQKQLYNIPSSPEKAGAVIRKDSLVGNLYDVPPKRESDVSENESQKKCWGQYNTLPNPRKSEWIYDIPVSPEKTGFKQNPSGHSLENQVLYDIPPARYKALTTSTEAKVVNPQLYDIPPTQRKLTFPDIHLYDVPSSRDVLLLPQNGSCDVPPSLLAPKAENQISEENVYDIPKGLPTAVQSKKETEKHSDSSGHQAYSAPPQLSRDVKLEQDRLSVSSVDSRSSTLSTSSNSSAESFSMPTSEEPAKEIKLDLEVAIETVTRLQHSVSSSVASLMIFVSSKWRLQEHLEKSIEEIHRAIDHIKVSLGEFLAFAQLVKVNASYLTDNNLQTRIKKQLEILMNSFKILTETREALNNCNWSLEALVLRKPQNNPDDLDRFVMVARTIPDDIKRFVSIIIANGKLLFRKNEKEQETKQSKVNPEYKMAKQITVPRSVEIDSLQRNTPDKPNQSQVSPEKPKEDATEDCDYVQLQAQKIISGKEVAKKSTDSKPKVLPSAKKTVNQSKQDSAKKIALPEHCKLCFSALHKAIGVFTNSLSNNQPPEVFISHSKLIIMVGQKLVDSLCQETQERDTRSDVLHSSSRFCSLLKNLALATKNAAIQYPNEDAMRELQDQTEELSKYTQQFRAMME, from the exons AACACCTTGGCGAAGGCGCTATACGACAACAAGGCAGAGTGCTCAGATGAGCTGGCCTTCCGCAAAGGAGACATCCTGACAGTTCTGGACCAAAACGTCATTGGCAGCGAGGGCTGGTGGAAATGCTCCCTCCATGGCAGGCAGGGCCTGGCCCCCGCGAATCGCCTCCAGCTCCTTGCCGCCTCTCAGGCTGTCCTGCTGCCTCCTTCCACCCGGAGCAACTCCGCGGAGTCACCAGCAGGCCAACAAAACATCTACCAGGTTCCCTCCGTCCCCAAGCCTACTGTGTCGTCGTCTACCTATGAGAAGATGGAGGGGTGGGTTAAATCTCCAGCTAAGGTTTCTACCCTACCTGCCCAAGGAATATATCGGGTACCAGCCTTGGCTGCGCAGCTGCTCAGTGAAAGGACCCAAAGCTCAACAAACCAG AGGAGTGCCACTCCGCCCACCACACGAAAGGGCTCTGTGCTGGTCAGATCCACTGAGTGTTTCCAGGAAGAGCAGAAGCAGCTTTACAACATCCCATCCAGCCCAGAAAAGGCAGGAGCTGTTATCCGGAAAGACTCACTAGTGGGCAAC TTATATGACGTCCCTCCCAAAAGAGAATCTgatgtttcagaaaatgaatCTCAGAAAAAGTGCTGGGGCCAGTACAATACCTTGCCAAATCCTCGGAAGTCAGAATGGATTTATGATATTCCAGTATCACCTGAAAAAACAGGATTCAAACAAAACCCTTCCGGCCATTCATTAGAGAACCAGGTGCTGTACGATATACCACCAGCTAGGTACAAGGCGCTAACAACAAGTACTGAAGCCAAAGTTGTAAATCCACAATTATATGATATTCCACCAACGCAACGGAAATTAACATTTCCAGATATCCATCTTTATGATGTTCCATCCTCACGGGATGTGCTCCTTTTGCCACAAAACGGTAGCTGTGATGTACCCCCAAGTCTTTTGGCTCCAAAGGCTGAGAATCAGATCTCTGAAGAGAATGTTTATGATATTCCAAAAGGTTTGCCCACTGCTGTGCAGTCCAAGAAAGAGACGGAAAAACACAGCGATAGTTCTGGACACCAAGCATACAGTGCTCCTCCACAGCTCTCAAGAGATGTCAAATTAGAACAAGACAGATTATCTGTTTCTAGTGTGGATAGCAGAAGCAGTACACTCTCTACATCCTCAAACTCTTCTGCTGAGTCTTTTTCTATGCCAACATCAGAAGAGCCTGCCAAAGAAATTAAACTGGACCTTGAAGTAGCCATAGAGACAGTGACTAGACTGCAGCACAGTGTATCCAGCTCGGTTGCAAGTTTAATGATCTTTGTGAGTAGTAAATGGAGATTACAAGAACACCTAGAGAAAAGTATTGAAGAAATCCATAGGGCAATCGATCACATAAAAGTATCACTGGGAGAATTCTTGGCCTTTGCTCAACTTGTAAAGGTAAATGCCTCTTACCTCACTGATAACAACCTTCAGACCAGAATTAAAAAACAGCTGGAAATTCTTATGAACTCATTCAAAATTTTGACAGAAACAAGAGAAGCTCTAAACAACTGCAACTGGTCACTAGAGGCTTTGGTCCTCAGGAAACCTCAGAACAATCCAGATGATCTTGATCGCTTTGTTATGGTAGCCCGCACGATTCCAGATGATATCAAGAGGTTCGTATCCATCATCATTGCCAATGGAAAGCTCCTCTTCAGAAAGAATGAGAAGGAACAAGAAACGAAGCAATCAAAAGTGAACCCAGAatacaaaatggcaaaacaaatcACAGTGCCAAGAAGCGTAGAAATAGATTCGCTGCAAAGAAATACTCCTGATAAACCCAACCAAAGTCAGGTCTCTCCTGAGAAACCAAAAGAAGATGCTACTGAGGACTGTGATTATGTTCAGTTACAG GCGCAGAAAATCATTTCGGGTAAAGAAGTAGCAAAGAAAAGTACGGATTCAAAACCAAAG GTTTTGCCATCTGCAAAAAAGACTGTAAATCAAAGCAAGCAGGACTCTGCAAAGAAAATCGCTCTCCCAGAACACTGTAAGCTGTGTTTCAGTGCACTTCACAAGGCAATTGGTGTATTCACTAATAGTCTGAGCAACAACCAGCCACCTGAAGTCTTCATATCCCACAGCAAATTGATCATTATGGTGGGACAAAAGTTAGTGGATTCTCTCTGCCAGGAAACTCAAGAAAGAGACACTCGGAGCGATGTTCTCCACAGCAGCAGCCGGTTTTGCAGCCTCTTGAAGAATCTGGCTCTCGCCACCAAAAATGCTGCAATACAATATCCAAACGAAGATGCTATGAGGGAACTTCAGGATCAAACCGAGGAGCTGTCCAAGTACACACAGCAGTTTAGAGCAATGATGGAATGA
- the CASS4 gene encoding cas scaffolding protein family member 4 isoform X4 — protein sequence MTTMDKDIRINRTAKNTLAKALYDNKAECSDELAFRKGDILTVLDQNVIGSEGWWKCSLHGRQGLAPANRLQLLAASQAVLLPPSTRSNSAESPAGQQNIYQVPSVPKPTVSSSTYEKMEGWVKSPAKVSTLPAQGIYRVPALAAQLLSERTQSSTNQLYDVPPKRESDVSENESQKKCWGQYNTLPNPRKSEWIYDIPVSPEKTGFKQNPSGHSLENQVLYDIPPARYKALTTSTEAKVVNPQLYDIPPTQRKLTFPDIHLYDVPSSRDVLLLPQNGSCDVPPSLLAPKAENQISEENVYDIPKGLPTAVQSKKETEKHSDSSGHQAYSAPPQLSRDVKLEQDRLSVSSVDSRSSTLSTSSNSSAESFSMPTSEEPAKEIKLDLEVAIETVTRLQHSVSSSVASLMIFVSSKWRLQEHLEKSIEEIHRAIDHIKVSLGEFLAFAQLVKVNASYLTDNNLQTRIKKQLEILMNSFKILTETREALNNCNWSLEALVLRKPQNNPDDLDRFVMVARTIPDDIKRFVSIIIANGKLLFRKNEKEQETKQSKVNPEYKMAKQITVPRSVEIDSLQRNTPDKPNQSQVSPEKPKEDATEDCDYVQLQAQKIISGKEVAKKSTDSKPKVLPSAKKTVNQSKQDSAKKIALPEHCKLCFSALHKAIGVFTNSLSNNQPPEVFISHSKLIIMVGQKLVDSLCQETQERDTRSDVLHSSSRFCSLLKNLALATKNAAIQYPNEDAMRELQDQTEELSKYTQQFRAMME from the exons AACACCTTGGCGAAGGCGCTATACGACAACAAGGCAGAGTGCTCAGATGAGCTGGCCTTCCGCAAAGGAGACATCCTGACAGTTCTGGACCAAAACGTCATTGGCAGCGAGGGCTGGTGGAAATGCTCCCTCCATGGCAGGCAGGGCCTGGCCCCCGCGAATCGCCTCCAGCTCCTTGCCGCCTCTCAGGCTGTCCTGCTGCCTCCTTCCACCCGGAGCAACTCCGCGGAGTCACCAGCAGGCCAACAAAACATCTACCAGGTTCCCTCCGTCCCCAAGCCTACTGTGTCGTCGTCTACCTATGAGAAGATGGAGGGGTGGGTTAAATCTCCAGCTAAGGTTTCTACCCTACCTGCCCAAGGAATATATCGGGTACCAGCCTTGGCTGCGCAGCTGCTCAGTGAAAGGACCCAAAGCTCAACAAACCAG TTATATGACGTCCCTCCCAAAAGAGAATCTgatgtttcagaaaatgaatCTCAGAAAAAGTGCTGGGGCCAGTACAATACCTTGCCAAATCCTCGGAAGTCAGAATGGATTTATGATATTCCAGTATCACCTGAAAAAACAGGATTCAAACAAAACCCTTCCGGCCATTCATTAGAGAACCAGGTGCTGTACGATATACCACCAGCTAGGTACAAGGCGCTAACAACAAGTACTGAAGCCAAAGTTGTAAATCCACAATTATATGATATTCCACCAACGCAACGGAAATTAACATTTCCAGATATCCATCTTTATGATGTTCCATCCTCACGGGATGTGCTCCTTTTGCCACAAAACGGTAGCTGTGATGTACCCCCAAGTCTTTTGGCTCCAAAGGCTGAGAATCAGATCTCTGAAGAGAATGTTTATGATATTCCAAAAGGTTTGCCCACTGCTGTGCAGTCCAAGAAAGAGACGGAAAAACACAGCGATAGTTCTGGACACCAAGCATACAGTGCTCCTCCACAGCTCTCAAGAGATGTCAAATTAGAACAAGACAGATTATCTGTTTCTAGTGTGGATAGCAGAAGCAGTACACTCTCTACATCCTCAAACTCTTCTGCTGAGTCTTTTTCTATGCCAACATCAGAAGAGCCTGCCAAAGAAATTAAACTGGACCTTGAAGTAGCCATAGAGACAGTGACTAGACTGCAGCACAGTGTATCCAGCTCGGTTGCAAGTTTAATGATCTTTGTGAGTAGTAAATGGAGATTACAAGAACACCTAGAGAAAAGTATTGAAGAAATCCATAGGGCAATCGATCACATAAAAGTATCACTGGGAGAATTCTTGGCCTTTGCTCAACTTGTAAAGGTAAATGCCTCTTACCTCACTGATAACAACCTTCAGACCAGAATTAAAAAACAGCTGGAAATTCTTATGAACTCATTCAAAATTTTGACAGAAACAAGAGAAGCTCTAAACAACTGCAACTGGTCACTAGAGGCTTTGGTCCTCAGGAAACCTCAGAACAATCCAGATGATCTTGATCGCTTTGTTATGGTAGCCCGCACGATTCCAGATGATATCAAGAGGTTCGTATCCATCATCATTGCCAATGGAAAGCTCCTCTTCAGAAAGAATGAGAAGGAACAAGAAACGAAGCAATCAAAAGTGAACCCAGAatacaaaatggcaaaacaaatcACAGTGCCAAGAAGCGTAGAAATAGATTCGCTGCAAAGAAATACTCCTGATAAACCCAACCAAAGTCAGGTCTCTCCTGAGAAACCAAAAGAAGATGCTACTGAGGACTGTGATTATGTTCAGTTACAG GCGCAGAAAATCATTTCGGGTAAAGAAGTAGCAAAGAAAAGTACGGATTCAAAACCAAAG GTTTTGCCATCTGCAAAAAAGACTGTAAATCAAAGCAAGCAGGACTCTGCAAAGAAAATCGCTCTCCCAGAACACTGTAAGCTGTGTTTCAGTGCACTTCACAAGGCAATTGGTGTATTCACTAATAGTCTGAGCAACAACCAGCCACCTGAAGTCTTCATATCCCACAGCAAATTGATCATTATGGTGGGACAAAAGTTAGTGGATTCTCTCTGCCAGGAAACTCAAGAAAGAGACACTCGGAGCGATGTTCTCCACAGCAGCAGCCGGTTTTGCAGCCTCTTGAAGAATCTGGCTCTCGCCACCAAAAATGCTGCAATACAATATCCAAACGAAGATGCTATGAGGGAACTTCAGGATCAAACCGAGGAGCTGTCCAAGTACACACAGCAGTTTAGAGCAATGATGGAATGA